The sequence TCCTGGTGGTCGCGATACTGGCTCCGCTTCTCGGCGCGCTGATCGAACGGATATTGATGCGCGGCCTGCGCAACGCGTCCGTCGCCACGTCGCTGACCGTGACCGTGGGACTCATGGTCGGCCTCATCGGCCTCGCTCAGAACATATGGGATCCGCAGGAGGCCCGGGCGCTTCCCGAGTTCTTCGCGCCGAGGAAGTTCGGGCTCGGTGGAGTGAACGTCACTTGGCATCAGGCCGCGACCGCGTTCGCCGGTCTGGCGCTCGCGATCTTCCTCTACATCGTGCTGAACCGGACGCGAACGGGGATCGCGATGCGTGCCGTCGTCGACGACCGCAATCTCGTCGGGATGACCGGCGCGCGGCCCGACCGTGTCAGCATGCTCTCGTGGGCGATCGGCGCATCGATGGCCTCGGTCGCGGGGATCCTGCTGGCGCCGATTCTCCAGATGGACGTCATCGTCCTTACGTTGCTCGTCATCAACAGCTACGCGGCCGCGATGGTGGGGCGATTGCGGAACCTGCCGCTGACGTACGCCGGCGCCATGGCGCTCGGCCTCATCGAGGCGTACACCATCGGCTTCGTCGACCTCCGGGGCTCGCTGATTGGCCTGCGGTCGGCCATTCCGACCATCTTCCTTTTCGTCGTGCTCCTCGCGATGCCCGAAGCGAGGCTTCGAGCGGGCCGTCTCGTCGGCGCGGTTACGCCCCGCGTGCCGAGCTTCCGCCGGTCGTTGATCGGCGGTGCGGTCCTCGTCGCGGCCGCAGGGGTGCTCTCGTCGATCCTGTCCCAGGGGAATCTCATCCGCGCGGGGGAGGGGCTCGCGCTCGCGATCATCATGCTCTCGCTGGTGCTGCTCACCGGTTATGGCGGTCAGGTGAGCCTGTGCCAGATCTCGTTCGCCGGGGTCGGTGCGTATGCGATGGCAAGGGTCGGGGGTGACGGCACTGTGTTCGGCATCCTTGCCGCCGCTGCGCTTGCGGCCTTCGCCGGCGCGCTCATCGCATTGCCGTCGTTACGGCTGCAAGGTCTTTATCTCGCACTGAGCACCATGGCGTTTGCGTATTTTCTCGACCAGATGTTCTTCTCCCAGGAGTGGGTGTTCGGGAATCTCGGCGCGCTCCCCGTGGGCCGCCTCGATCTGCCGGGCGTGTCGTTCGACGGCGTGCGGGCGTACTTCGTCTTACTGGCGATCGCGTTCTCGTTGTTCGCAATGCTCGTCTTACGGATCCGCCGCGGCCAGTTCGGCCGGGTGCTGGCGGCGATGCGCGACAGCCCCGTGGCGTGCGCGACGCTCGGCCTCAGCCTCACCCGCACCAAGCTCGCCGTCTTCATGATCGCCGCGGCGATGGCCGGCGTCGGCGGGGCGCTCTACGGCGGGTTGAAGACGACCGCCGGCAGCACCGACTTCATCATGCTGCAGAGTCTGCCATTGCTGCTGCTCGCGGTGATCGGTGGCATCACGTCCGTCAGCGGGGCGCTGCTCGGCGGGATCCTGTTCGCGTTGCCTTCGCTGACGCCGAACACACAGATCTTCGGGCTCGAGATGGCGAAGCTGCAGTTCCTCTGGGTCGGTATCGCCGCCGTCACTATCGGCCGCAACCCGAACGGGGTCGCGTACATCATCTCGGAGCGGGTGAGGAGGCTTCTCGCGCTGACACCACGAGGCTCGGCCGGGATACCGGCGCCGATCGACCCGATGGAGGAGGTGACCGAGGTTGCCGCTGCTTCAGGTTGACAGCGTGACCGTTCAGTTCGGCGGCCTCCTCGCGCTCTCCGAGGTCGACCTCGACGTGGAAGCGGGGAGCATCACCGGCCTGATCGGCCCGAACGGCGCGGGGAAGACGACGATGTTCAACGTGATCTGCGGCTTGCAGCCGGCGACGCACGGCCGCGTCACCTTCGACGGCAAGGACGCGTCGGGCTACAAGCCGCACGAGCGTGCGCGATTCGGTATCGCGCGGACCTTCCAGCGGCTCGAGGTCTTCGGCTCGCTCTCCGCGCGGGAGAACATCCTCGTGGCCGCCGAGATCCGCTCCCGCTGGTCCGATGAGGACGTGGATCCGCGGGCGGTGACCGAGGAGATCCTCGACCGGATCGAGCTCCGCCGGGTGGCCGATCACCGCACCGACACGATGCCGACCGGGCTGGCGCGCCTGGTCGAGCTCGGCCGGGCCCTGGCCTGCGCGCCGAAGCTTTTGCTCCTCGACGAGCCCTCTTCGGGCCTCGGTGACGAGGAAACGGTCTTCTTTGCCCGATTACTCCGGGATCTGACGCAAGAAGGGCTCGGCATACTGATGGTCGAACACGATGTGGAGCTCGTTATGGATATATGCGCTCGGATCCACGTGCTGGACTTCGGCCGGAAGATCGCGGCCGGCACCCCGGCCGAGATCCGGGCGAATGAGGCGGTCCAGGCGGCGTACCTAGGAGCAGCGGGCGATGCGGCGTAACGTGAAGGTCGAACGGGAGGACGGATGAGCACACCGGTGCTCGAGCTTCGCGACGTCCGTGGCGCCTACGGCCGGATCGAAGTGCTGCATGGGGTCGACCTCGTCGTGCCCGAGCGAAGCGTCGTCGCGCTCCTCGGTCCGAACGGCGCCGGCAAGACCACGACCCTCAAGATCGCGAGCGGACAGATGCGTCCGACCGCAGGATGCGTTCACATCACCGGACGGCATGTGAACGGCGCCAGCGCCGACGAGCTCGCGCGCGCCGGCGTCTGCGCGATCCCCGAAGGGCGCGGCATCTTCCCGAACCTCACCGTCGAGGAGAACCTCCGCATGGTCACGTTCGGCGGCGCATCGCTCCGCGACGTCGAGCAGCGTTCCTACAACCAGTTCCCCAAGCTGAAGCAACGCCGCAAGCAGGTCGCCGGCACGATGTCGGGCGGAGAGCAGCAGATGCTCGCGCTCGCGCGCGCCGTCGCGAACGATCCCGCGCTGCTGCTCCTGGACGAGATCTCGATGGGTCTCGCGCCGCTGATCGTCGCCGAGCTCTACGAGCTGGTCGCGCAGATCGCGAGCCGGGGCGTCGCGATCCTGCTCGTCGAGCAGTTCGCGCAGACCGCGCTCAAGGTGGCCGACTACGCCGCGGTGATGGCACAGGGGAAGATCCGGAGCTTCGGGCAGCCGGCCGACGTCGAGGAAGAGCTGTCGTCCGCGTATCTGGGTAAGGCGGGATGAGTTGAAGACTTTCCGGCGCGCTCTCTCCGTCACGGCGGTGTCGCTGCTGTTGCTCGGCGTCCCGGCGGGCATGCCGGCACAGGGCCAGGAAGAAGAGACCGCGCTGCTAGGGTACTCCGTGGGCGCGACCGCGAGCGCCATCTCCACCGTGTACAACCAGCCGAGCTTCGGGATCCCCGCCGACCCGACATTCGAGGTGCGCAAGGTCTACAGCATCTCCCAGCTCGACACCGGGCCGAGCGGCCGCGCGATGGGGAGTATCGCCTGGATCGGCGACGTCGCCGGTAACGCCCCGCCGAGTCTGATCTTCGACTCGTTCCTGTTCAACCCGACCCAGATCAAGGAGCTCGACGAGATCTGCTTCCCCGCCGTGCCGGCCCCGCCCGAACAGGATCCTCCGGGACCGGAATCAGCTTTCCGATGCTCCGATCCGGACTCGCCGGAGGCCTTTGCACTCGGGATCCAGCCGTTCAAGAGGTTCGCCGGAAAGTCGTTCGAGACGGCGCCGCCGTACCCCGTTCGGGCCGAGTCCTTCTACCCGCCGGGAGGGACGGCGAGCGAGGAGGTAGCCGCCGGGATCGGCATGCGCGCTCGCTCGAGCGAGAAGACGATGGAGGCGTCGTCGACCACGGGGCGGGCCGGCATCCCGACGGTCGTCTCGTTCGGAACGCTCGAGTCGTCGTCCTTCTCGACGGTCGACAACGACATCGCGCTCTCGATCGCGAAGTCGCGGGTGACCGATCTCGACATCCTCGGCTTCATCCACATCGATCAGATCCTCACGCTGGCCCGGGTAACGAGCGACGGCGTCAAGGCCACGACCCAATCGACGCTTCAGATCAGCGGGATGACGATCAAGGATCAAACCGGCAAGGAGCAGGCCAAGATCGTCGTGGACGAGAAGGGGTTCCATGCCGGCGACGCCGAGCAGGACCCGTTCGGCGTGCTCGCCGAGCAGATCTTCGACCAGTACTTGAAGCCGAACGGGATCAATCTGACGTTCGGCGGCTCGATCGGTCAGGTCGACGGTGCCGTCGGCTCTTTGGGCGTCCAAGGGATCATCTTGAGTCTCAACTCCGCGGGGATGAATACGCTGCTCGATGCTATGCCCGCCGAGGTGAGCAGCGCGCTCAGGAACCCGAGTGGCGCGCCGGTCTTGGGAACGCTCTTCAGCGACGGCGGTGTGCTTTCCCCGACGGTCGCCGGATTCCTCGCGACGTTCTTCCAGGGCGATCAGACTTTGCAGTTCATCTTCGGAAGCTCTTCGGTGAGCTCGGCCGCCAGCCCCCCATTCATCCTGCCGGATCTTCCAGAGTTCGGTGGGGAGGTCCCGCCGCTGCTGCCCGGCGGGGTCGCGCCGCCGATCGATTTCGGCACCGGTGATCCCGGAACCTTCACCCCGGGAACCGGAGGCGGCGGCACCGTGCTCGCCGCGCGTCCGGTCGGCGTGCTCGGCGTGCCCGCCATCTTGATCGGGCTGATGCTGCTTGCCGGGCTTCTCGGCTCGCGTTACCTTCGGATCCTCGCCGACCGGATGACCACCGCCAAGGTGGTCGCCCGCTGTTCCTTGGAGGAATCGACGTGACCCAGGGCAACGGTTCGAACGGCGACCAGGCCCGTACGGAGCGCCTTCGGGGCTCGGTCTCGAAGATCCGCTCGCGCGGTGGGAGGGGCCAGCCGGAACGATTCTTGATGATCGCCGGCGCCGCCGGCGTCGTCGTGGGGCTGCTCGGGATCATCCTCGGTTGGGTCGGCGCTTCGCGCACCCCCTACGTCTTCGAGCAGACGCCGTACCTGATCTCCGGCGGGCTGCTCGGCTTGGCCGTCGCCGTCGTCGGCGCTCTCTTCTACTTCAGCTATTGGATCACCCGTCAGATCCAAGAGACCCGCCGCCAAGGCGACGAGACCGCGGACTCGCTCCGCCAGATCCGCGACCTGCTGGCATCCGGGGCCGTCTCCGCAGCCGGAGCAAGCAACAAGGTGAGCACGACGGGCAACGGATCCTACGTCGCGACCGAGAAGGGCACCATGTTCCACAAGCCCGACTGCGTCGTCGTCGCCGGCCGCGACGACCTGCGCACCGTAGAGCCCGGCGCCGAAGGCTTCGAG is a genomic window of Actinomycetota bacterium containing:
- a CDS encoding ABC transporter permease, which produces MEKILAFTILGIVTGAVYAIAASGLVLTYATSGIFNIAHGAIGMLMAFAYWELVVNQGWPAWLALILVVAILAPLLGALIERILMRGLRNASVATSLTVTVGLMVGLIGLAQNIWDPQEARALPEFFAPRKFGLGGVNVTWHQAATAFAGLALAIFLYIVLNRTRTGIAMRAVVDDRNLVGMTGARPDRVSMLSWAIGASMASVAGILLAPILQMDVIVLTLLVINSYAAAMVGRLRNLPLTYAGAMALGLIEAYTIGFVDLRGSLIGLRSAIPTIFLFVVLLAMPEARLRAGRLVGAVTPRVPSFRRSLIGGAVLVAAAGVLSSILSQGNLIRAGEGLALAIIMLSLVLLTGYGGQVSLCQISFAGVGAYAMARVGGDGTVFGILAAAALAAFAGALIALPSLRLQGLYLALSTMAFAYFLDQMFFSQEWVFGNLGALPVGRLDLPGVSFDGVRAYFVLLAIAFSLFAMLVLRIRRGQFGRVLAAMRDSPVACATLGLSLTRTKLAVFMIAAAMAGVGGALYGGLKTTAGSTDFIMLQSLPLLLLAVIGGITSVSGALLGGILFALPSLTPNTQIFGLEMAKLQFLWVGIAAVTIGRNPNGVAYIISERVRRLLALTPRGSAGIPAPIDPMEEVTEVAAASG
- a CDS encoding ABC transporter ATP-binding protein, which translates into the protein MTVQFGGLLALSEVDLDVEAGSITGLIGPNGAGKTTMFNVICGLQPATHGRVTFDGKDASGYKPHERARFGIARTFQRLEVFGSLSARENILVAAEIRSRWSDEDVDPRAVTEEILDRIELRRVADHRTDTMPTGLARLVELGRALACAPKLLLLDEPSSGLGDEETVFFARLLRDLTQEGLGILMVEHDVELVMDICARIHVLDFGRKIAAGTPAEIRANEAVQAAYLGAAGDAA
- a CDS encoding ABC transporter ATP-binding protein, translated to MSTPVLELRDVRGAYGRIEVLHGVDLVVPERSVVALLGPNGAGKTTTLKIASGQMRPTAGCVHITGRHVNGASADELARAGVCAIPEGRGIFPNLTVEENLRMVTFGGASLRDVEQRSYNQFPKLKQRRKQVAGTMSGGEQQMLALARAVANDPALLLLDEISMGLAPLIVAELYELVAQIASRGVAILLVEQFAQTALKVADYAAVMAQGKIRSFGQPADVEEELSSAYLGKAG